The sequence AGTGGCCATTCGGGAAGCCTGCAAAACCTTGCGTTCATTCCAGCTGGAAGGATGTGAGATCTACACCTCCTGTGAACCCTGCCCCATGTGCCTCGGCGCTATTTACTGGGCCAGGCCCGCGAAAGTTTTTTATGCAAACACGCGACATGAAGCCGCTGATGCAGGATTTGATGATGATTTCATCTACCAAGAACTCCCTTTACCCCCTGCACAAAGGAAAATTTCGATGGTCCACGCTCCAGACAAAGCAGCCTTAGAAGTATTCCGTGAGTGGATCGATAAGGAAGACAAAAACGTTTACTGATTTTCGTTAATCAACGAATCGGGCTAATCTCACCAAACCGACGACCTATGCACAAAAGTATAGAAAATGACCTTGACCAGCTGGAAACACTTTTGACTGCCGTACAAGCAAAAGCAATGGACTATTTAAGCACATTGGCAGAAAGACCCACTTCCTCAAACCACCAGGTCAGCAACATGGGTGAATTGCCAGAAGAAGGCTCAGGCACCCTGCATGCGCTCGATCTGTTTAGTGAGCGCTTCGAACCCCTAATGGT comes from Echinicola vietnamensis DSM 17526 and encodes:
- a CDS encoding nucleoside deaminase, encoding MEALQKTFMEMAIRLSREGMTSGKGGPFGCVIVKDGVVIGKGNNQVLSTNDPTAHAEVVAIREACKTLRSFQLEGCEIYTSCEPCPMCLGAIYWARPAKVFYANTRHEAADAGFDDDFIYQELPLPPAQRKISMVHAPDKAALEVFREWIDKEDKNVY